One Acidobacteriota bacterium DNA segment encodes these proteins:
- a CDS encoding DUF1573 domain-containing protein, producing the protein MKVRVMLQPAIMIALAVGIICTGPFAKMSPAQEPAAAEIALKKRVAEFYSLMRVDRTADAERLVTADTLERFRVMPNGEFLNATVDSIEFNPDGKSATVNILLAVSAAAVPVPFQLPRKTNWRLESDGWRIIIPAPMEHSDCAMFRNCAPKPGDLLKLDLQFTQPVVDLTPIKQGEKKIAKFAFTNSSDHSVTIEDVQADCACVTMKTQKKAYKAGEASEIELEFDSTKYAYAFGQTVAIITEPGNQRINLLLKASVTPKN; encoded by the coding sequence ATGAAAGTCAGGGTTATGCTACAACCCGCAATAATGATTGCGTTAGCAGTGGGGATCATTTGTACAGGACCGTTCGCAAAAATGTCTCCGGCGCAGGAACCCGCAGCCGCTGAAATTGCCCTGAAAAAGCGAGTGGCCGAGTTTTACTCCCTGATGAGAGTCGACAGAACCGCTGATGCAGAGCGATTGGTAACCGCCGATACTCTGGAACGGTTCAGGGTTATGCCAAACGGTGAGTTTTTAAACGCGACAGTAGACTCCATCGAATTTAATCCAGATGGAAAATCGGCGACGGTAAATATTCTTCTTGCGGTCTCCGCCGCGGCCGTCCCCGTTCCATTTCAGCTTCCGCGGAAAACTAATTGGAGACTGGAAAGCGATGGCTGGCGGATTATAATACCCGCCCCAATGGAACATTCTGACTGCGCGATGTTCAGGAACTGTGCCCCCAAGCCTGGAGATCTTCTCAAGTTAGATTTACAATTTACGCAGCCGGTCGTGGATTTGACGCCGATTAAGCAGGGAGAAAAAAAGATCGCCAAGTTCGCATTCACTAATTCATCCGATCATTCGGTGACCATAGAGGATGTTCAGGCTGATTGCGCCTGCGTAACAATGAAGACGCAGAAGAAAGCTTATAAGGCCGGCGAGGCTAGCGAGATTGAACTGGAATTTGATTCCACCAAATACGCCTATGCCTTTGGGCAAACTGTGGCAATCATCACGGAACCGGGCAATCAACGAATCAATCTGCTGCTAAAGGCCAGCGTCACGCCGAAGAACTAA
- the purD gene encoding phosphoribosylamine--glycine ligase codes for MRVLVIGGGGREHALVWKLAQSSLLERVFCAPGNGGISRDAVCLPLREMTTTAVLQLVRENQVDLVVVGPEAPLVAGLVDDLQSQGVLVAGPAKAAAQLEGSKIHAKQFMQRHGIPTADFVVCSDPHTAQQYANRWGGPAVVKADGLAAGKGVVVASNRAETEAALNSVLSGDLVGAAGMQVVLEQCLIGEEVSFLVLTDGDSVLPMAPTQDHKRVGNGDTGPNTGGMGAYCDDSIISGTLLQRVMKQIVHPTLAGLRAEGTPFRGVLYCGLMITAEGPKLLEYNVRFGDPETQALLCRLDTDLAQVLHEIALGKLLTPSLSWKPGASVCVVACAGGYPGSYPTGNLITGLDAAEAAGVKVFHSGTAMDGGRLVTTGGRVLGITASGADLAMAARAAYSAAEKIQFDGMHYRSDIGKNGLARRRPLD; via the coding sequence TTGAGAGTCTTGGTTATTGGCGGTGGCGGGCGCGAACACGCGCTGGTCTGGAAACTTGCGCAAAGCTCTTTGCTGGAGCGTGTGTTCTGCGCGCCCGGTAACGGTGGCATTAGCAGAGATGCGGTCTGTCTGCCGTTGCGCGAAATGACTACAACGGCTGTCTTGCAGTTGGTCCGAGAAAATCAGGTCGACCTGGTTGTGGTCGGACCAGAAGCCCCCCTGGTAGCTGGATTGGTGGATGATTTGCAATCTCAGGGAGTGTTGGTTGCCGGTCCTGCCAAAGCGGCTGCGCAATTGGAGGGCAGCAAGATTCACGCCAAGCAGTTCATGCAACGCCACGGCATTCCCACCGCTGACTTCGTAGTGTGCTCCGATCCACACACCGCCCAGCAATACGCCAATCGTTGGGGAGGCCCCGCCGTAGTTAAAGCAGATGGTCTGGCGGCGGGCAAGGGCGTAGTGGTCGCATCCAACCGCGCTGAGACAGAGGCCGCATTGAACTCGGTGCTAAGCGGCGATCTGGTGGGCGCGGCGGGTATGCAGGTGGTATTGGAACAGTGCCTGATTGGCGAAGAGGTTTCCTTCCTCGTCCTCACCGATGGCGATTCTGTTTTGCCTATGGCCCCTACTCAAGACCACAAACGCGTGGGAAACGGCGACACCGGGCCGAACACAGGGGGCATGGGCGCCTATTGCGACGACAGTATTATCTCGGGGACACTGCTGCAGCGCGTGATGAAGCAAATTGTTCATCCCACGCTCGCGGGCCTGCGCGCGGAAGGTACTCCATTTCGCGGCGTCCTGTACTGTGGTTTGATGATCACCGCGGAAGGTCCAAAGTTGCTTGAATACAACGTCCGCTTTGGGGACCCCGAGACCCAGGCGTTGCTCTGCCGTCTGGATACCGATCTCGCTCAGGTTCTTCATGAGATCGCCCTGGGGAAGCTGCTCACTCCGTCGCTTTCATGGAAGCCTGGTGCGAGCGTTTGTGTGGTGGCTTGCGCCGGAGGCTATCCCGGGAGCTACCCGACAGGCAATTTAATTACTGGGCTGGATGCGGCGGAGGCGGCCGGCGTGAAGGTCTTCCATTCCGGCACGGCGATGGACGGGGGGCGATTGGTAACCACCGGCGGGCGCGTTCTGGGCATCACCGCCTCAGGCGCTGATCTGGCCATGGCCGCACGTGCCGCATACTCAGCGGCGGAGAAGATTCAATTTGACGGAATGCACTACCGGTCAGATATCGGGAAAAATGGTCTCGCAAGACGCCGCCCTCTCGATTGA
- a CDS encoding SH3 domain-containing protein: MTLHLILPPPRRYPIAADIRPVRLRVIVRLVLASLLIVLQSCQSYLMLQSQEVAYTSEAQGELLDQLGPESRVIARIRSGQRVEILERINRWTRVRVLTTETKERGANNAAPPLEGWMHQRQIVSAAVFELFQKLAAGSRELPLQGKALVRRLANMRFRPGRTTQVFYQLAADEKVEVLRHDVATREPTADDIRRGLSNPIPEDWLLVRASDNRTGWVLETFIELVPPLEVARYRESQRIRAWFEIYKEHVGDQIHPWYLWATVPKSVGLVHDFEEIRVLVWNPAASRYETSYRERNLKGFMPIHVSMETHPEGVSPSFNFEHENSQGQRIVRRYYMIGRQVRLERAASDRP, encoded by the coding sequence ATGACCCTTCACTTGATTCTTCCTCCTCCCCGTCGTTATCCCATCGCGGCAGATATTCGTCCGGTGAGATTGCGTGTGATCGTAAGGTTGGTATTGGCGAGCCTGTTGATCGTGCTGCAGTCGTGTCAAAGCTATTTGATGTTGCAATCCCAGGAAGTTGCTTATACCAGCGAAGCCCAGGGGGAGCTGCTCGATCAACTGGGACCTGAGTCCAGGGTGATCGCGAGGATCCGCAGCGGACAGCGCGTGGAGATCCTCGAACGGATCAATCGCTGGACCCGCGTTCGTGTCCTGACTACCGAAACTAAAGAGCGGGGCGCGAACAACGCAGCTCCGCCACTCGAAGGCTGGATGCATCAGCGGCAAATAGTTTCCGCCGCCGTCTTCGAGCTATTCCAGAAATTGGCAGCGGGTTCCCGCGAACTACCCTTGCAGGGCAAGGCGCTGGTCCGCAGGCTGGCCAATATGCGATTCAGGCCAGGTCGGACCACGCAGGTTTTCTATCAGCTCGCCGCGGATGAAAAGGTTGAAGTTCTGCGCCATGACGTTGCCACGCGCGAGCCCACCGCCGACGATATTCGGCGCGGCCTCTCCAATCCCATCCCGGAGGATTGGTTGCTGGTACGGGCATCGGATAACCGCACGGGCTGGGTGCTGGAAACGTTCATTGAGTTGGTTCCCCCGCTGGAAGTCGCGCGATATCGCGAGAGCCAGCGAATTCGCGCCTGGTTCGAGATCTACAAGGAGCACGTTGGCGATCAGATACACCCGTGGTACCTGTGGGCAACGGTGCCCAAGTCTGTAGGCTTGGTGCACGATTTCGAGGAGATCCGCGTCCTGGTTTGGAATCCTGCGGCCTCCCGCTACGAAACCTCGTACCGCGAGCGGAACCTTAAAGGGTTCATGCCCATTCACGTTTCCATGGAGACGCACCCGGAAGGTGTTTCGCCATCGTTTAACTTTGAGCATGAAAATAGCCAGGGACAGCGCATCGTCAGACGCTATTATATGATCGGCCGACAGGTCCGCCTGGAACGCGCTGCGTCTGATCGCCCTTGA
- a CDS encoding 6-phosphofructokinase, with translation MSAQDVSSSAPVRSIGILTGGGDCPGLNAVIRAVVKSATIKHHWRVVGIQDGFDGLIFPNKLCELTRKEISGILPRGGTILGTSNRGNPFAYPITENGISVEKDVSPQIIENFHKLKLDGLIVVGGDGTMKIALELYRRGIPVVGVPKTIDNDLSSTEITFGFDTAVRTATEAIDKLHSTAESHHRVMLVEVMGRDAGWIALHSGIAAGAHIILLAEIPFSLAAICRKIHEREEIGRRFSIVVVAEGCRMIDGQPLSESLKQHRLTPRSGEAANTIGSLIGKETGRETRVTVLGHIQRGGSPTPFDRVLSSRLGTEAVEVIARGEFGNMVCLHCNSVKSAPMADAVGELKIVQPNSELVRTARALDISFGD, from the coding sequence ATGTCTGCCCAAGACGTGTCCTCATCGGCTCCCGTAAGGTCCATCGGCATATTGACAGGCGGCGGTGACTGTCCCGGACTGAACGCCGTTATCCGGGCCGTGGTCAAATCGGCGACAATCAAGCACCATTGGCGTGTAGTGGGAATTCAAGATGGCTTCGATGGCCTGATCTTCCCCAACAAGCTCTGTGAATTGACTCGCAAAGAGATCTCCGGAATTCTTCCACGGGGCGGCACCATACTGGGAACCTCCAACCGCGGCAATCCATTTGCCTATCCCATTACGGAAAACGGCATTTCCGTAGAGAAGGATGTCTCGCCGCAAATCATCGAGAACTTTCACAAGCTCAAGCTCGATGGATTGATCGTCGTCGGTGGCGACGGTACGATGAAGATCGCCCTCGAGTTGTACCGCCGGGGGATTCCAGTCGTTGGCGTTCCCAAGACCATCGACAATGACCTGTCGTCAACGGAGATTACTTTTGGCTTTGACACCGCGGTGCGCACCGCCACCGAAGCCATCGACAAACTGCACAGTACGGCGGAAAGCCATCATCGCGTGATGCTGGTCGAGGTCATGGGCCGCGATGCCGGCTGGATCGCGCTACATTCCGGCATTGCCGCTGGCGCGCACATCATCTTGCTGGCCGAGATTCCATTTTCGCTGGCGGCCATCTGCCGGAAGATTCACGAGCGCGAAGAGATTGGCCGCCGCTTCAGCATCGTCGTTGTCGCCGAAGGGTGCCGCATGATCGATGGCCAGCCTCTTAGCGAATCCCTGAAGCAGCACCGCCTGACCCCTCGCAGCGGCGAGGCCGCCAACACCATTGGTTCGCTGATCGGGAAGGAGACTGGGCGGGAGACGCGCGTAACCGTGCTGGGACACATTCAGCGCGGCGGCTCTCCCACTCCATTTGACCGTGTGCTCAGCTCACGGCTTGGCACCGAGGCTGTGGAGGTCATCGCGCGCGGTGAATTCGGCAACATGGTTTGTCTGCACTGTAATTCGGTGAAGTCCGCACCCATGGCTGATGCCGTCGGTGAACTGAAAATTGTCCAACCAAACAGCGAGCTGGTTCGTACGGCGCGGGCATTGGACATTTCATTCGGGGACTAG
- a CDS encoding D-alanine--D-alanine ligase, with protein sequence MANKKRLGILFGGRSAEHEISIQSARNIIAAADPEKYDVVPIAITKQGRWCVGALPPEPNGHGAIDSIPVGAVEVIPSACPDGIGLLVPLASQNATTFPGALDVVFPVLHGTYGEDGTVQGLLELAEIPYVGSGVLGSAVGMDKVVMKRLFQQAKLPVVPYVVTNRRDIHVRLDDLCKEIEAEFRYPVFVKPANMGSSVGVSKASNRDELVPALRLAGDFDLKVLVERGMNAREIECSVLGNEDPISSVPGEIVPGNEFYDYAAKYLDDNSQLLIPAPLKPAQAERAQKLAVEAFQALDCAGMARVDFFLEKKTGKFYVNEINTIPGFTRISMYPQLWAASGLSCSKLIDRLVELAIKRHREKARTRYSLNPQQRTNDSSH encoded by the coding sequence ATGGCCAACAAAAAAAGATTGGGCATCCTCTTCGGCGGCCGCTCGGCTGAACACGAGATATCGATTCAGTCGGCGCGGAACATCATTGCCGCAGCGGACCCGGAAAAATACGATGTCGTCCCCATCGCCATCACCAAGCAAGGGCGCTGGTGCGTGGGCGCGTTGCCGCCGGAACCCAATGGACATGGGGCGATTGATTCCATACCCGTGGGCGCCGTGGAAGTAATTCCATCGGCCTGTCCGGATGGCATAGGACTTCTGGTGCCACTTGCCAGCCAGAACGCAACAACGTTTCCCGGTGCCCTCGACGTGGTCTTCCCGGTCCTGCATGGTACATACGGCGAGGATGGCACGGTGCAGGGATTGCTGGAGCTGGCGGAGATTCCTTACGTGGGCTCGGGAGTGCTCGGCTCGGCGGTGGGGATGGACAAGGTTGTCATGAAGCGCCTATTCCAACAGGCCAAGTTGCCGGTGGTTCCCTATGTGGTAACGAATCGGCGCGATATCCATGTCCGTCTGGATGATCTCTGCAAAGAAATTGAGGCGGAGTTTCGTTATCCGGTATTCGTGAAGCCCGCTAATATGGGCTCGTCGGTGGGTGTGAGCAAAGCAAGCAATCGCGACGAGTTGGTACCGGCGCTACGGCTGGCCGGCGATTTCGATCTGAAGGTTCTGGTGGAGCGCGGCATGAACGCAAGAGAGATCGAATGCTCCGTGCTAGGCAATGAAGATCCCATCTCATCCGTGCCTGGCGAAATTGTTCCTGGCAATGAGTTCTACGACTATGCCGCAAAGTATCTCGATGACAACTCGCAATTGCTGATTCCGGCACCACTGAAACCTGCGCAGGCGGAGCGGGCGCAAAAACTGGCTGTGGAGGCTTTCCAGGCCTTGGATTGTGCGGGCATGGCGCGCGTAGACTTCTTCCTCGAGAAAAAGACAGGCAAGTTCTATGTAAATGAAATCAATACCATACCTGGATTCACCAGAATCAGCATGTATCCGCAACTGTGGGCGGCGAGCGGGCTATCCTGCTCTAAGCTAATCGATCGACTGGTGGAGCTGGCCATCAAGCGGCACCGCGAAAAAGCCCGGACCCGTTACAGCTTGAACCCCCAGCAAAGAACTAATGACTCCTCCCATTGA
- a CDS encoding CarD family transcriptional regulator codes for MNFRIGEKVVYPTHGVGIVEQIHNMPPPAAAAVLVGHALETAPKAYLLRIYSSSLRVMVPFINVGSVGLRRVVRRQDVNQVLRYLSAGDCQPAPDWKCRFKENTNKMRSGCLFRVAEVLKCLLLINRAKDLSFRERKMLERARYLLISELAVVSGISEAIAEATLTKALAEAQLKLLPN; via the coding sequence ATGAACTTCCGTATCGGCGAGAAGGTCGTATACCCCACGCATGGCGTGGGAATTGTCGAGCAAATTCACAACATGCCTCCCCCCGCCGCTGCCGCAGTGCTCGTCGGCCACGCGCTGGAAACCGCCCCAAAAGCCTACTTGCTGCGCATCTACTCGAGCAGCTTGCGTGTGATGGTACCCTTCATCAATGTCGGCAGCGTGGGCCTGCGCCGTGTGGTCCGCCGCCAGGATGTGAACCAAGTGCTTCGCTATCTCTCCGCCGGCGACTGCCAGCCCGCGCCGGACTGGAAGTGCCGCTTCAAGGAAAACACCAACAAGATGCGCAGCGGCTGCCTATTCCGCGTGGCCGAGGTCCTCAAGTGCCTGCTGCTGATCAATCGCGCGAAGGATCTCTCCTTCCGCGAGCGCAAGATGCTAGAGCGCGCCCGCTACCTCCTCATCAGCGAGCTGGCCGTGGTCAGCGGGATTAGCGAGGCCATTGCCGAAGCTACCCTCACTAAGGCGCTTGCCGAGGCGCAGCTCAAACTGCTCCCCAACTAA
- a CDS encoding CHASE2 domain-containing protein, translating to MKISPRKPLVASLLLGVVCATISLLLGWSSFARRVNLNFYDLYFRQRGPTTIDANGEASSSDIVIVAIDDATLARHGALPLHRALLAEGISRITTAGPRLLGIDILLVDQGADTNDAALEAALRAARDGGTPVVLSSALEAGSGWLHPLSRLAAQAARIGHVHADPDGDGVSRQVLLSKYSGRERLWAFALECVRGMASPDSGQSALITETPDDLEIAHLAPTASTEVMHIPAPDTTQRTLWINYAGPDGTFPRVSFAKLLDDPAASAELGGKIVLLGVTAQGTGDRLFTPYYSASGMPGIEIHANILHTLIGKKFLTPIGDAGVALAMLLIAAFTLLALARAHGPAQWLALLAIGATVVIVPYVLFLAGQIWPAFSLLLCFGVSIMAGEAYELLVGRRRYLDSENKRMLARQQFEMATHEMRTPLASIQASSELLARYALEPARREQMLRLLHEESQRLARLVERFLSVERLSAGELELRRAPVELTPLLTTISERIRPLAERKGLEFRVTAGNGPLTFEADAELLEFAVSNLLTNAVKYSPSGCWVLLEWRHNKNGVEIIVADNGPGIAQPDQRRLFDRFFRTAQAEHSTAPGFGLGLAIAREIITHHGGTVEVESAPSAGTRFIIQLPA from the coding sequence ATGAAGATTTCTCCGCGCAAACCGCTGGTCGCCTCTCTGCTGCTGGGCGTGGTGTGCGCGACGATCTCGCTGCTGCTGGGGTGGAGTTCGTTCGCCCGCCGCGTCAACTTGAATTTTTACGATCTCTATTTTCGTCAGCGCGGACCAACCACCATAGACGCCAATGGTGAAGCCTCTTCCAGCGACATCGTGATTGTGGCCATTGACGACGCGACGCTGGCCCGGCACGGCGCATTGCCGCTGCATCGCGCGCTGCTGGCCGAGGGCATCAGCCGCATCACCACCGCCGGACCTCGTTTGCTGGGCATCGACATCCTGCTGGTCGATCAGGGAGCCGATACGAATGATGCCGCGCTGGAGGCCGCGCTGCGCGCAGCGCGCGACGGGGGCACGCCGGTGGTGTTGTCGAGCGCGCTGGAGGCGGGTTCGGGCTGGCTGCATCCGCTATCGCGTCTGGCGGCGCAGGCGGCGAGGATCGGCCACGTTCACGCCGATCCCGATGGCGATGGCGTCAGCCGTCAGGTGTTGCTTTCAAAATACTCCGGTCGCGAGCGCCTATGGGCCTTCGCGCTGGAGTGTGTGCGTGGCATGGCCAGCCCAGACAGCGGCCAGTCGGCCCTGATCACCGAGACTCCCGACGACCTCGAAATTGCTCACCTTGCGCCGACAGCCAGCACCGAGGTCATGCACATTCCCGCGCCGGATACCACGCAGCGAACGCTGTGGATCAACTACGCCGGGCCGGACGGGACATTTCCGCGCGTGAGTTTTGCGAAGTTGCTGGATGATCCCGCCGCATCCGCCGAACTTGGCGGCAAGATCGTCCTGTTGGGCGTTACCGCGCAGGGCACCGGCGACCGGCTATTCACGCCGTACTACTCCGCCTCGGGAATGCCCGGCATCGAGATTCACGCTAACATTCTGCACACGCTGATCGGGAAAAAGTTCCTCACTCCCATCGGCGATGCGGGCGTGGCGCTGGCCATGCTGCTGATCGCTGCGTTTACGCTGCTCGCGCTGGCGCGCGCGCACGGGCCGGCGCAGTGGCTGGCGCTGCTGGCCATCGGCGCGACCGTCGTGATCGTTCCCTATGTGTTGTTCTTGGCCGGGCAGATATGGCCTGCGTTCAGCCTGTTGCTGTGCTTTGGCGTGTCGATTATGGCGGGAGAGGCGTACGAGTTGCTCGTCGGGCGGCGGCGCTATCTCGACTCCGAGAATAAGCGGATGCTGGCGCGCCAGCAATTCGAGATGGCCACGCACGAGATGCGCACGCCGCTGGCGTCCATACAAGCATCGAGCGAGTTGCTGGCGCGCTACGCGCTGGAGCCCGCGCGCCGTGAGCAGATGCTGCGCCTGCTGCACGAAGAGTCGCAGCGTCTGGCGCGCCTGGTCGAGCGCTTCTTGAGTGTCGAACGGCTCTCCGCAGGAGAGTTGGAATTGCGCCGCGCGCCGGTCGAGTTGACGCCGCTGCTGACGACGATCAGTGAGCGCATCCGCCCGCTAGCCGAGCGCAAGGGCCTGGAATTTCGAGTGACTGCTGGTAACGGCCCACTCACTTTCGAGGCCGACGCTGAGTTACTGGAGTTCGCCGTCTCGAACCTGCTGACCAACGCCGTGAAGTACTCGCCGAGCGGCTGTTGGGTGCTGCTGGAATGGCGCCATAACAAGAATGGCGTGGAGATCATCGTCGCCGACAACGGACCCGGCATCGCCCAGCCGGATCAGCGGCGCTTGTTCGACCGCTTCTTCCGCACGGCGCAGGCGGAGCACTCAACCGCGCCGGGCTTCGGCCTGGGCCTGGCCATCGCGCGGGAAATCATCACCCACCACGGTGGCACAGTCGAGGTGGAGTCCGCCCCCAGCGCCGGCACGCGCTTCATCATTCAACTTCCAGCCTGA
- a CDS encoding M48 family peptidase gives MTSAGMEIFERVHLAVRPRTPLPEIALSFRPYADINNVIRMRAGRMEVSLSDLLEGSPPPVLESIAYILISKLYRKPIPPQFQARYRQFLNRSSVRHQAQIIRRVRGRKHVGVAAGSHFHLDEMFEDLNQRYFGGLMARPSLGWSRTASRVLLGHFDSAHNAIIVSRIFDRPQTPLWLVEYILYHEMLHLKYPVLHRGTRRCVHSSEFRAEEQRFPQYAEAKELLKQL, from the coding sequence ATGACTTCAGCAGGCATGGAAATTTTCGAGCGCGTTCATCTGGCGGTGCGGCCACGCACGCCGCTGCCGGAGATCGCCTTGTCGTTTCGCCCCTACGCGGACATCAACAACGTCATCCGCATGCGCGCGGGCCGCATGGAAGTCAGCCTCTCCGATCTGCTCGAAGGTTCGCCGCCGCCGGTGCTGGAGTCCATCGCCTACATCCTGATCTCGAAGCTCTATCGCAAACCCATTCCGCCACAGTTCCAGGCACGCTACCGCCAGTTCCTCAACCGCAGCAGCGTGCGCCATCAGGCGCAGATCATCCGCCGTGTGCGCGGACGCAAGCATGTGGGCGTGGCGGCGGGCTCACACTTTCATCTGGATGAAATGTTCGAGGACTTGAACCAGCGCTACTTCGGCGGGCTGATGGCCCGGCCCTCGCTGGGCTGGAGCCGCACGGCGTCACGCGTGCTGCTGGGACACTTTGACTCCGCGCATAACGCCATCATCGTGAGTCGCATCTTTGACCGTCCACAGACGCCGTTGTGGCTGGTGGAGTACATCCTCTATCACGAGATGCTACACCTGAAATATCCCGTGCTGCATCGCGGCACGCGACGCTGCGTGCATTCCTCCGAGTTCCGTGCCGAGGAGCAGCGCTTCCCGCAATACGCGGAGGCCAAGGAGTTGCTGAAGCAGCTCTAG
- a CDS encoding tetratricopeptide repeat protein — protein MLKFARVSKVILGSWLLLVVAPSVLRAQYPAPRTASPAFSETAPPATASPEALLQQAGAALDKDDYQSAVALLEAYLAQSPSDVPARFNLAYSYSMTNRAVEAIEQYRKVLAAQPDLLSARMNLGMLLRQDGKNEEAIEHLRRVVAAQPDHWTALTELGHALGNLGRVPEARTAYEAALKLRPENHTTRMDLAALLAQSDPAAAEAQLRIVAREMPEEQEARLTLARLLEDRSAPATTVRDEALQLYEDFLKAQPARKELRLHLAELYLAEKRATEAITHLEAVRTEAARAPGANQLLLEAYLATNQKGRAEPLLIEMIAAQPNQANLHLALGSLRNEVKRYAEAAQSFARGVELDPKSSLGWTNLASALYLLKDYPRTVAALDQVAKLGADTAGTYFLRALSLDQLRAQQGALDNYQKFLALADGKNPDQQFQAKERSRVLTRELQRKGGRK, from the coding sequence ATGCTAAAGTTCGCACGAGTATCTAAAGTCATCCTCGGCTCCTGGCTTTTGCTGGTCGTTGCGCCGAGTGTCCTGCGGGCGCAGTATCCCGCGCCGCGCACGGCATCGCCCGCATTCAGTGAAACCGCGCCACCGGCGACGGCATCCCCGGAAGCTCTGCTGCAACAGGCCGGCGCGGCGCTCGATAAAGATGATTACCAATCGGCCGTAGCGTTGCTTGAAGCGTATCTTGCGCAGTCGCCCTCGGATGTTCCCGCGCGCTTCAATCTCGCTTACTCCTACAGCATGACCAATCGCGCCGTGGAGGCCATCGAACAATATCGCAAAGTCCTGGCCGCGCAGCCGGACTTGCTTTCCGCCCGCATGAATCTGGGCATGCTGTTGCGCCAGGATGGAAAAAACGAAGAAGCCATCGAGCATCTGCGCCGCGTGGTTGCCGCGCAGCCGGACCACTGGACCGCGCTGACCGAACTGGGCCATGCGCTGGGAAATCTGGGCCGCGTGCCGGAAGCGCGCACGGCGTATGAAGCGGCGCTGAAGCTGCGTCCGGAGAACCACACGACGCGCATGGACCTGGCCGCGCTGCTCGCGCAAAGCGATCCGGCGGCGGCCGAGGCGCAGTTGCGCATCGTGGCGCGCGAGATGCCGGAGGAGCAGGAAGCGCGTCTCACGCTCGCCCGTCTGCTCGAAGACCGCAGCGCGCCCGCCACAACGGTTCGCGATGAGGCGCTGCAACTTTACGAAGACTTTCTGAAAGCCCAGCCCGCGCGCAAGGAGTTGCGTCTGCATCTGGCCGAACTCTATCTGGCCGAAAAGCGCGCCACCGAGGCTATCACGCATCTGGAAGCCGTGCGGACCGAGGCTGCGCGCGCGCCAGGGGCCAATCAGTTGCTGCTCGAAGCCTATCTCGCAACGAACCAGAAGGGCCGCGCCGAGCCTCTGCTGATCGAGATGATCGCTGCCCAGCCGAACCAGGCGAACCTGCATCTGGCGCTCGGCAGCTTGCGCAACGAGGTGAAGCGCTACGCCGAGGCCGCGCAGTCGTTCGCGCGCGGCGTGGAGCTGGACCCCAAATCCTCGCTGGGCTGGACGAACCTCGCTTCCGCACTCTATCTGCTCAAGGACTATCCCCGCACCGTCGCCGCGCTGGATCAGGTGGCCAAGCTGGGCGCGGATACGGCGGGCACCTACTTTCTGCGCGCGCTGTCGCTCGATCAGCTCCGGGCGCAGCAGGGCGCGCTGGATAATTATCAAAAGTTTCTTGCGCTCGCCGACGGCAAGAATCCCGACCAGCAGTTTCAGGCGAAAGAACGATCTCGGGTCCTGACGCGCGAGTTGCAACGCAAGGGTGGCCGCAAGTAG